One genomic segment of Ignavibacteriota bacterium includes these proteins:
- a CDS encoding 3-deoxy-D-manno-octulosonic acid transferase, whose translation MKTFWFYFYNFLILPLLKISLYILSFFNKKIRTGIKGRKRLFENLIINLTELDRSKKIIWIHSSSMGEFEQAKPIIERIKNSSQVNILVTFFSPSGYNNSLKYPHADIISYIPFDSFSNAKRFVGLVKPSAVLFMRYDFWPNFIWVLSKYKVATFIVDATMSRTSKRKLPISRQFHNKLFKDFVKILTISEKDKESFKDFNIPEEKLAVVGDTRFDRVYQKSIDAKSKNLFRPDIFKSKKVLVLGSSWESDEEVIFPAILKLLEYDKNIVTIVVPHEPSIPRLEALEHTFKDVPNIRFSYKNNYNDEPIILVDSIGVLLTLYHYADIAYVGGSFKQGIHNVLEPAVYGIPVIFGPKNKNSQEARKMIELGCGIEIKNKFEAYRTLRELFIDDEKRKNLGEISRKYVENNIGATEKIIYELIKVNKSKN comes from the coding sequence ATGAAAACATTTTGGTTTTACTTTTACAACTTTCTTATTCTTCCACTGTTAAAAATTTCGTTATACATTTTAAGTTTTTTTAATAAAAAAATTAGAACCGGAATAAAAGGAAGAAAACGACTTTTTGAAAATTTAATAATTAACTTAACCGAACTTGATAGAAGCAAAAAAATAATTTGGATTCATTCTTCATCTATGGGAGAATTTGAACAAGCAAAACCAATAATTGAAAGGATAAAAAATTCTTCACAAGTAAATATTTTAGTTACTTTTTTTTCACCTTCGGGATATAATAACTCATTAAAATATCCTCATGCAGATATAATATCTTATATTCCATTTGATTCATTTTCAAATGCAAAAAGGTTTGTGGGATTAGTAAAACCTTCCGCAGTTTTATTTATGAGATATGATTTTTGGCCGAATTTTATTTGGGTTTTAAGCAAATATAAAGTTGCAACTTTTATTGTAGATGCAACAATGAGTAGAACTTCAAAAAGAAAATTGCCCATTTCAAGACAATTTCATAATAAATTGTTTAAAGATTTTGTAAAAATTTTAACAATAAGTGAAAAAGATAAGGAAAGTTTTAAGGATTTTAATATTCCGGAGGAAAAATTAGCTGTAGTTGGCGATACAAGATTTGATCGTGTTTATCAAAAAAGTATTGATGCAAAAAGTAAAAATTTATTCAGACCCGATATATTTAAAAGTAAAAAAGTTCTTGTTCTTGGAAGTTCTTGGGAATCGGATGAAGAAGTAATTTTTCCGGCTATTCTTAAGTTGTTAGAATATGATAAAAATATTGTTACAATTGTTGTTCCGCATGAGCCTTCGATTCCGCGACTTGAGGCATTAGAACATACTTTTAAAGATGTACCTAATATTCGATTTTCATATAAAAATAATTATAACGATGAACCAATTATTTTGGTTGATTCTATTGGAGTTTTGCTTACACTTTATCATTACGCAGATATTGCTTATGTTGGCGGTAGTTTTAAACAAGGAATTCATAATGTCCTTGAACCGGCAGTTTATGGAATTCCCGTTATTTTTGGTCCTAAAAATAAAAATAGTCAAGAAGCAAGAAAAATGATTGAATTAGGATGCGGTATCGAAATTAAAAATAAATTTGAAGCATACAGAACTTTAAGGGAACTATTTATTGATGATGAAAAGCGAAAAAATTTAGGTGAAATTTCCCGTAAATATGTTGAAAATAATATTGGTGCTACTGAAAAAATTATTTATGAATTGATAAAAGTGAATAAATCTAAGAACTGA
- the pckA gene encoding phosphoenolpyruvate carboxykinase (ATP) has product MSVIDLNKYGITNAKQIYYNLSFDELFEHETNPNLKGYEKAQVTELGAVNVMTGVFTGRSPKDKYIVKDDVTKDSVWWTSDKAKNDNKPITTEVWNDLKKTVTDQLSGKDLYIVDAFCGANEDSRLKVRFIMEVAWQAHFVTNMFIRPTQEELTNFGEPDFVIMNGSKTTNPKWQEHKLNSEVFTVFNLTEKMQIIGGTWYGGEMKKGIFAMMNYYLPLNGISSMHCSANKGKDGDVAIFFGLSGTGKTTLSTDPKRELIGDDEHGWDDDGVFNFEGGCYAKTINLDIESEPDIYAAIKRDALLENVTVDANGKIDFNDGSVTNNTRVSYPIYHIHNIVKPISKAGHATKVIFLTADAYGVMPPVSKLSPDQTKYHFLSGFTAKLAGTERGVNSPQPTFSACFGKAFLSLHPTKYGEELVKKMEKYGSEAYLVNTGWNGTGKRISIKDTRAIIDAILDGSIEKSKTKIIPVFNLEVPTFLHDVDPKVLDPRETYSNPNDWEVKAKELAALFIKNFEQYTDNEEGKKLVAAGPQL; this is encoded by the coding sequence ATGAGTGTCATTGATCTAAATAAGTACGGTATAACGAACGCAAAACAAATATATTATAATCTTTCTTTTGATGAACTTTTTGAACATGAAACAAATCCGAATCTTAAAGGTTATGAAAAAGCTCAAGTTACAGAACTTGGCGCTGTAAATGTAATGACCGGAGTTTTTACTGGTCGCTCGCCAAAAGACAAATATATTGTTAAGGATGATGTTACAAAAGATTCAGTTTGGTGGACATCCGACAAAGCAAAAAATGATAATAAACCAATAACTACAGAAGTTTGGAACGATTTAAAGAAAACTGTAACTGATCAGCTTTCTGGAAAAGATTTGTATATTGTTGATGCTTTCTGCGGTGCAAATGAAGATTCCAGATTAAAAGTTCGTTTTATTATGGAAGTTGCTTGGCAAGCCCACTTTGTAACAAATATGTTTATTAGACCAACACAAGAAGAATTAACAAATTTTGGTGAACCGGATTTTGTAATTATGAATGGTTCAAAAACTACAAATCCAAAATGGCAGGAACATAAGTTAAATTCTGAAGTTTTTACGGTTTTTAATCTTACTGAAAAAATGCAGATTATCGGCGGAACTTGGTACGGCGGCGAAATGAAAAAAGGAATTTTCGCTATGATGAATTATTATTTGCCGCTAAATGGAATTTCATCAATGCATTGTTCTGCAAATAAAGGAAAAGACGGAGATGTAGCAATTTTCTTTGGACTTTCCGGAACCGGAAAAACTACACTTTCAACTGATCCAAAACGTGAATTAATTGGAGATGATGAACACGGATGGGATGATGATGGAGTTTTCAATTTTGAGGGCGGTTGTTACGCAAAAACAATTAATTTGGATATTGAGTCCGAGCCCGATATTTATGCGGCAATAAAAAGAGATGCGCTATTGGAAAATGTTACCGTTGATGCAAATGGTAAAATTGATTTTAACGATGGTTCTGTTACAAATAATACAAGAGTTTCTTACCCAATTTATCATATTCACAATATTGTAAAACCAATTTCAAAAGCGGGACATGCAACTAAAGTAATTTTCTTAACAGCAGATGCTTACGGAGTTATGCCGCCGGTTTCCAAATTAAGTCCGGATCAAACCAAATATCATTTTCTTTCCGGATTTACTGCAAAATTAGCCGGAACTGAAAGAGGTGTAAATTCTCCTCAGCCAACATTTTCTGCTTGCTTTGGGAAAGCATTTTTAAGTTTACATCCAACAAAATATGGTGAAGAATTAGTTAAAAAGATGGAAAAATATGGATCAGAAGCTTATTTGGTTAATACCGGTTGGAATGGAACCGGAAAAAGAATTTCGATAAAAGATACAAGGGCTATTATTGATGCAATTTTAGATGGCTCAATTGAAAAATCGAAAACAAAAATTATCCCGGTTTTCAATTTGGAAGTTCCAACTTTCTTGCATGATGTAGATCCAAAAGTATTGGATCCAAGAGAAACTTATTCTAACCCAAATGATTGGGAAGTTAAAGCTAAAGAATTAGCTGCATTATTTATTAAGAATTTTGAGCAATACACAGATAATGAAGAAGGCAAAAAATTAGTGGCTGCTGGTCCGCAATTATAA